The proteins below are encoded in one region of Levilactobacillus namurensis:
- the phnC gene encoding phosphonate ABC transporter ATP-binding protein: MQATATQSDPIISFRHVNKIYSNGTVGLKDINFDIPRGQFLVVVGLSGAGKSTLLRTINRMHEISSGEVLVDNESVSDYKGKALRQLRRKIGMIFQNFNLVKRSTVEKNVLSGLVGYYPTWKCILGLFSADDRKRAFQALKRVSLTNKLFTRADELSGGQQQRVAIARALMQEPKIILADEPIASLDPRTTKAVMDTLQRLNREDGITVIVNLHSVELAQQYADRIVGLRAGELVYDEDIADVTTAALDRVYQTDSEA; the protein is encoded by the coding sequence ATGCAAGCAACAGCGACTCAATCCGATCCAATCATTTCATTTCGTCACGTCAACAAGATTTACAGTAACGGGACCGTCGGCTTAAAGGATATCAACTTCGATATCCCCCGCGGCCAGTTCTTAGTGGTCGTTGGTCTGTCTGGAGCCGGGAAAAGCACCCTCCTACGTACCATCAACCGCATGCACGAGATCTCGTCCGGTGAGGTGCTGGTCGATAACGAATCCGTCAGCGACTATAAAGGCAAGGCCTTACGCCAACTGCGGCGGAAGATCGGCATGATTTTCCAAAATTTCAACTTAGTGAAGCGCTCCACGGTTGAAAAGAACGTTTTGTCCGGCCTGGTGGGATACTACCCGACCTGGAAGTGCATCCTGGGGCTCTTTAGCGCCGATGACCGCAAGCGGGCCTTCCAAGCACTGAAGCGGGTCAGCCTGACCAACAAGCTCTTCACCCGGGCCGACGAACTCTCCGGTGGGCAACAGCAACGGGTCGCCATCGCGCGGGCCCTAATGCAAGAGCCTAAGATTATCCTGGCCGATGAACCCATCGCGTCACTGGATCCCCGGACCACTAAAGCCGTGATGGATACGCTCCAACGGCTGAACCGCGAAGACGGCATCACCGTCATCGTCAACCTGCACTCCGTTGAATTAGCCCAACAGTACGCCGACCGCATCGTGGGGCTGCGAGCCGGTGAATTGGTCTACGACGAAGACATTGCTGATGTCACGACTGCGGCCCTCGACCGCGTCTACCAGACAGATTCGGAGGCGTAA
- a CDS encoding phosphate/phosphite/phosphonate ABC transporter substrate-binding protein — protein sequence MHLRGKAKRFAVLGLALLVLPITLFGCGKATSSTSSSSAGYTPKKLTVEFVPSSNAGTIEAKAKPLEGLLKKQLGIPVTVSVSTDYNTIVEAMGSKKVDVGFLPPDAYVLAHKQYHDKAILQAERYGVKEPNDQATKQLVNYYRSQILVRKDSGIKSIKDLKGKKIAVQDTTSTAGWIFPAVELLEHGINVNKDGIKTVQVKGHDQGVLSVYNKNTDAAFVFQGARNLVKKDVPNIMSQVVPIYTTGKIPNDTITVRGDMTAKWQKKVAEAFKAIAKTKKGHAIISSVYSHEGYADSKDSNFNIIRDYDKKAEALNK from the coding sequence ATGCATTTGCGAGGTAAGGCTAAACGATTTGCCGTACTCGGATTAGCCCTCTTAGTATTGCCCATCACTTTGTTCGGTTGTGGTAAGGCCACCAGTTCAACCAGTTCATCTTCTGCGGGATACACCCCTAAGAAGCTGACCGTTGAATTCGTCCCTTCATCCAACGCCGGAACGATTGAGGCCAAAGCTAAGCCACTGGAAGGTCTGTTGAAGAAGCAATTAGGCATTCCTGTCACCGTTAGTGTTTCCACGGACTACAACACGATTGTCGAAGCCATGGGGTCCAAGAAAGTCGATGTCGGCTTCCTGCCACCTGACGCTTACGTCCTCGCGCACAAGCAATACCACGACAAGGCGATTCTGCAAGCCGAACGTTACGGGGTCAAGGAACCGAACGACCAAGCCACTAAGCAATTGGTCAACTACTACCGTTCCCAGATTCTGGTTCGTAAGGACAGCGGCATCAAGTCGATCAAGGATCTGAAGGGCAAGAAGATTGCCGTTCAAGACACCACGTCGACTGCCGGCTGGATCTTCCCAGCTGTTGAATTGCTGGAACACGGCATCAACGTCAACAAAGACGGGATCAAGACGGTCCAAGTCAAGGGTCATGACCAAGGGGTGCTCTCCGTATACAACAAGAACACGGACGCCGCTTTCGTCTTCCAAGGTGCTCGGAACCTGGTCAAGAAAGATGTGCCAAACATCATGAGTCAAGTGGTCCCAATCTACACCACGGGTAAGATTCCAAACGATACCATCACGGTTCGGGGCGACATGACCGCTAAATGGCAAAAGAAGGTTGCTGAAGCCTTCAAGGCCATCGCGAAGACCAAGAAGGGTCACGCCATCATTTCCAGCGTGTACTCTCACGAAGGTTACGCCGACTCCAAAGACAGCAACTTTAACATCATTCGTGATTACGATAAGAAAGCGGAAGCACTCAATAAGTAG
- a CDS encoding glucose 1-dehydrogenase, with the protein MDFNGKVVIVTGAAQGMGASHAKAFIDHGATVVLTDVNATEGQATADKLGDHAHFMSHDVTSEADWHQVIDQTVSQFGHLDVLVNNAGITYSKSLFDVSTDDYLKIFKINQLSVFLGTKFAAAAMKAQHHGSIVNVSSINGLVGGAVGYTDTKFAVRGFSKAAALELAHYGIRVNSVHPGVIDTPMIHQGDTDEAVKQFAKMIPLQRVAQPEEISKAVLFLASDDSSYATGAEFVFDGGLTAQ; encoded by the coding sequence ATGGATTTTAACGGAAAAGTTGTTATCGTTACCGGTGCCGCCCAAGGGATGGGCGCCAGCCACGCCAAAGCCTTTATTGATCACGGGGCCACGGTGGTTCTCACCGACGTCAACGCCACGGAAGGCCAAGCCACGGCGGATAAGCTCGGTGACCACGCGCACTTCATGTCCCACGACGTGACTAGTGAAGCCGACTGGCACCAGGTCATTGACCAGACTGTCAGCCAGTTCGGTCACCTAGATGTTCTGGTCAACAACGCCGGCATCACCTATTCCAAGTCCCTCTTCGACGTTAGCACAGACGACTACCTCAAGATTTTCAAGATCAACCAGCTCAGCGTCTTCTTGGGAACTAAATTCGCCGCCGCAGCCATGAAAGCCCAACACCATGGCAGCATTGTTAACGTCTCCTCCATCAACGGTCTAGTCGGGGGCGCCGTGGGATACACGGACACCAAGTTCGCCGTCCGCGGGTTCAGTAAAGCCGCCGCACTAGAACTGGCGCACTACGGCATCCGGGTCAACTCCGTTCATCCGGGAGTCATTGATACGCCAATGATCCACCAAGGAGACACCGACGAAGCCGTTAAACAGTTCGCCAAGATGATTCCGCTCCAGCGGGTAGCGCAACCCGAAGAAATCTCTAAGGCCGTTCTGTTCCTGGCCTCTGACGACTCCAGTTACGCGACTGGCGCCGAATTCGTCTTCGACGGCGGCTTGACCGCCCAATAG
- a CDS encoding MerR family transcriptional regulator — MTYSIGQVADKTGLSAYTLRYYDHEGLMPFVQRTAAGRRRFTEHDLEMIELITCLKDTGMALKDIRHVVEVAQQGDQSLEQRLALFKAHRDRVDAQIAQLQTYRRKIDYKVRYFEAACEAGTEAAVEGNCHLPDMPIRINDALRVK; from the coding sequence ATGACTTACTCAATCGGTCAGGTGGCTGATAAGACGGGCCTTAGTGCCTATACGTTGCGCTACTATGATCACGAAGGCTTAATGCCGTTTGTGCAGCGGACTGCGGCGGGACGGCGCCGGTTCACGGAACATGATTTAGAGATGATTGAATTGATTACTTGCTTGAAGGATACGGGGATGGCGCTGAAAGATATTCGGCACGTCGTTGAGGTGGCACAACAGGGTGATCAGTCGTTGGAGCAACGTTTGGCGTTGTTCAAGGCTCACCGCGACCGGGTAGATGCACAGATTGCCCAGCTACAGACTTACCGGCGCAAGATTGATTACAAAGTGCGTTACTTTGAAGCGGCTTGTGAAGCCGGTACGGAAGCAGCGGTCGAAGGTAATTGTCACTTGCCCGACATGCCCATCCGCATTAATGATGCACTGCGAGTGAAGTGA
- a CDS encoding glycoside hydrolase family 2 TIM barrel-domain containing protein — translation MQAELKWLDDPETFRVNQLPAHSDHHYYATVTDADQGTNQLEQSLDGTWQFAFAPNPQERPQGFYRPDFDRRSFDTIQVPGHIELAGYGQIQYINTAYPWEGSHYRRPAYTLGDRTGKPGMFSEAPDNTVGAYAKHFTLNPGLQGQRVIVQFDGVEEALYLWLNGHFVGYAEDSFTRSEFDLTPYLQPGDNLIAVEVFKRCTASFLEDQDMFRFSGIFRSVRLLAQPKLHVNDLTIRANVQDDLKTGDLNVTAQLAADTFDGAQVHLTLRDARGARLLERTSSADDTVSFTHLTVPTVHLWQHHDPYLYQLTLELLDAQGNVIEVVPYVVGFRRLELKDKVMLLNGQRLILNGVNRHEWDARTGRNVSLADMHRDLSIFKQAHINAVRTCHYSDQDVWYDLCDQAGIYMMAENNLESHGTWQKRGAVEPSYNVPGSLPEWRAVVLDRARSNYQTFKNHPAILFWSLGNESYAGDNIAAMNQFYKDHDDTRLTHYEGVCRNRDYADRISDMESMMYDPPKAIRDYLQHDPQKPFINCEYMHDMGNSLGGMQSYMDLLDEFPMYQGGFIWDYIDQALLVKDEVTGRDVLRYGGDFDDRPADYEFSGDGLLFADRTPKPALQEVSHYYGNYDD, via the coding sequence TTGCAAGCAGAATTGAAGTGGCTGGACGATCCGGAGACGTTTCGGGTCAACCAATTACCAGCGCATAGTGACCACCATTACTACGCAACGGTGACCGATGCGGACCAAGGGACCAATCAGCTGGAGCAGTCGCTGGACGGAACTTGGCAGTTCGCCTTTGCGCCCAATCCGCAAGAACGCCCACAAGGCTTTTATCGGCCGGACTTTGACCGACGCAGCTTCGACACGATTCAGGTGCCGGGCCATATCGAATTGGCCGGGTACGGTCAGATTCAATACATTAACACGGCTTATCCGTGGGAAGGCAGTCATTATCGGCGGCCGGCCTACACGTTAGGTGACCGGACCGGGAAACCGGGGATGTTCAGTGAGGCCCCCGATAACACGGTCGGCGCCTACGCCAAGCACTTTACCCTGAACCCAGGGCTGCAAGGCCAGCGGGTCATCGTGCAGTTCGACGGGGTCGAAGAAGCCCTCTACCTATGGTTGAACGGGCACTTTGTGGGGTATGCCGAGGATAGCTTTACCCGTTCCGAATTTGACCTGACTCCCTACCTGCAGCCAGGCGATAACTTGATTGCGGTGGAGGTCTTCAAACGGTGCACGGCGTCGTTCTTAGAGGACCAAGACATGTTCCGGTTCTCGGGAATCTTCCGCAGCGTGCGCCTGTTGGCCCAGCCGAAGTTACACGTCAATGACCTGACCATCCGCGCCAACGTTCAAGATGACCTGAAGACGGGGGACCTAAACGTCACGGCGCAGTTAGCGGCCGATACGTTTGACGGTGCCCAAGTTCACCTGACCTTACGCGATGCTCGGGGGGCACGGCTATTGGAGCGGACAAGTTCGGCGGATGACACGGTCAGCTTTACCCATTTGACCGTGCCAACCGTCCACCTCTGGCAACACCACGACCCGTACCTCTACCAGCTAACACTGGAATTGCTGGATGCGCAGGGCAACGTGATCGAAGTCGTCCCTTACGTGGTCGGCTTCCGGCGCCTCGAATTGAAGGACAAGGTCATGCTGCTGAACGGTCAGCGTCTAATCTTAAACGGCGTTAACCGGCACGAATGGGATGCGCGGACGGGCCGCAACGTTTCACTAGCGGACATGCACCGCGACCTCAGTATTTTTAAGCAGGCCCACATCAACGCGGTTCGGACCTGTCATTACTCGGATCAAGACGTGTGGTACGACCTCTGCGACCAAGCGGGAATCTATATGATGGCCGAAAATAACTTGGAATCACACGGAACTTGGCAGAAGCGCGGTGCCGTTGAACCCTCGTATAACGTACCGGGTTCCTTACCAGAATGGCGTGCCGTGGTTCTGGACCGGGCCCGCAGTAACTACCAGACGTTCAAGAATCACCCGGCCATCCTGTTCTGGTCTCTGGGGAACGAGTCCTACGCGGGGGACAATATCGCCGCGATGAACCAGTTCTACAAAGACCACGATGACACGCGGTTGACCCACTATGAAGGCGTCTGCCGTAACCGGGACTACGCCGACCGCATTTCCGACATGGAAAGCATGATGTACGATCCTCCTAAAGCCATTCGCGACTACCTGCAACATGATCCGCAAAAGCCGTTCATCAACTGCGAATACATGCACGATATGGGGAACTCTTTGGGCGGCATGCAAAGTTACATGGACTTGCTGGACGAGTTCCCGATGTACCAGGGTGGCTTCATCTGGGACTATATCGACCAGGCCCTGTTGGTCAAAGATGAAGTCACGGGCCGCGATGTTTTGCGGTATGGTGGAGACTTTGACGACCGGCCAGCCGACTACGAATTCTCCGGTGACGGTCTGTTGTTTGCGGACCGGACCCCGAAACCAGCACTTCAGGAGGTGAGCCACTATTATGGCAACTACGACGACTAA
- a CDS encoding beta-galactosidase small subunit, whose translation MATTTTKLHVIYGDTTLGLVGEHFHYIFNYDRGGLESLQQYGKEWLYRTPKPAFWRATTDNDRGNHFSAHAAMWLGADLFSPCTDIEVAVNGRVITLPVAPENNRYSDHETADTVSLTFTYTTTTVPATMVEVVYTVDATGQLTIQENYTGQPGLPELPALGFQLIAPTMASGFSYQGLSGETYPDRMAGGIPGTYTVDGLPVTPYLVPQENGMHMQTQQVTVTRQTTLNNADPDQQAFSLTVQQADEPFAFSCLPYTAAELENATHQEELPPARRTVLTIYGAVRGVGGIDSWGADVEPEYHISAETGHSFSFKIAGPDELNH comes from the coding sequence ATGGCAACTACGACGACTAAGCTACACGTCATTTACGGCGACACGACCCTGGGATTAGTGGGCGAGCACTTCCACTACATCTTCAACTATGACCGGGGTGGCCTAGAATCCTTACAACAGTACGGTAAAGAGTGGTTGTACCGGACCCCCAAGCCGGCGTTTTGGCGCGCCACCACGGATAACGACCGGGGGAACCACTTCTCGGCGCATGCCGCGATGTGGCTGGGGGCGGACCTCTTCAGTCCCTGCACCGATATCGAAGTGGCGGTCAACGGGCGGGTCATCACACTCCCCGTTGCGCCCGAAAACAACCGCTATAGCGACCACGAGACGGCGGATACGGTCAGCCTGACCTTCACTTACACCACCACGACGGTTCCGGCGACCATGGTTGAAGTGGTCTACACGGTGGATGCAACGGGTCAACTCACGATTCAGGAAAACTATACGGGTCAACCGGGCTTGCCCGAGCTACCGGCGTTAGGGTTCCAGTTGATTGCGCCCACCATGGCCAGCGGCTTCAGTTACCAGGGCTTGTCCGGAGAGACCTACCCCGATCGGATGGCTGGGGGCATTCCGGGCACTTACACGGTTGACGGCTTGCCCGTGACGCCGTACCTGGTGCCGCAAGAAAACGGGATGCACATGCAGACGCAGCAAGTGACGGTCACCCGGCAGACCACGTTGAACAACGCCGACCCGGACCAGCAGGCCTTTTCGTTGACGGTTCAACAAGCTGATGAACCGTTTGCGTTCAGCTGCCTGCCGTACACGGCGGCGGAACTGGAAAATGCAACTCACCAAGAAGAATTACCGCCTGCCCGTCGGACGGTCCTGACCATCTATGGCGCCGTGCGGGGCGTCGGTGGGATTGATAGTTGGGGCGCTGATGTTGAGCCGGAATACCATATTTCGGCCGAGACGGGTCACAGCTTTAGCTTTAAGATTGCGGGTCCTGATGAACTTAATCATTAA
- a CDS encoding MerR family transcriptional regulator produces the protein MTDYTVQQAAELVGLTPAAVQVYQQQGLITATAQGTLDASALQWLSRIKRLRLSGMALSQIAAYVAQNRVDGQPLATDQPQEQYTRFLAESTPPLTWDYSD, from the coding sequence ATGACAGACTACACAGTTCAGCAGGCAGCAGAATTGGTGGGACTCACACCGGCGGCGGTGCAGGTCTACCAGCAACAGGGATTGATTACGGCCACGGCCCAAGGCACCTTAGACGCCAGTGCGTTGCAGTGGCTCAGTCGGATCAAGCGGTTACGGCTCAGTGGGATGGCGCTCTCCCAGATTGCGGCGTACGTCGCCCAGAATCGGGTGGATGGTCAGCCACTGGCTACCGACCAGCCGCAAGAGCAGTATACCCGTTTCTTAGCCGAATCCACGCCGCCCCTCACTTGGGATTACTCGGATTAA
- the cytX gene encoding putative hydroxymethylpyrimidine transporter CytX, producing the protein MKTQLHGLFLLWLGAAISIAEIVTGTLMAPLGWQRGLAAILVGHLIGCGLFLLPAAYLSAQQHQSAIGVTQTVFGPWGVRLFSLLNALQLLGWTAVMIVNAQLAMNGISQHLLGFHSAVLMASIVAALIIVWLLLDHDWLFRVNNLVVILLAVGMLVMMGAILATGHVHPSHGAALSFGSAVELNVTMALSWLPLIGDYTRKTTQPWRASLVSVSGYFLGSVAMFAIGLFTVILTGQADFTAVLAQSKIGILALLVIVFSTVTTTFMDAFSAATNLNNLVHRGHVNLWGVGVTVVGLAIALGVSMTFYQNFLYAIGAVFSPLFAILAVSVFGLKQRLAVGWNFAWWLVGVIGYSWLQKLDFFGGTTLLLLLGLSVGVYLTSRVTRRYPLMTKQD; encoded by the coding sequence ATGAAGACACAGTTACATGGCCTCTTTTTACTTTGGCTTGGCGCGGCAATCTCGATTGCCGAGATCGTGACCGGTACCCTGATGGCCCCACTAGGATGGCAACGGGGATTGGCGGCGATTCTGGTGGGGCACTTGATCGGTTGTGGCCTCTTTCTGTTGCCGGCGGCTTACTTATCCGCTCAGCAACACCAGTCGGCGATTGGGGTGACCCAGACGGTCTTTGGTCCCTGGGGCGTCCGGCTCTTTTCCCTCTTGAACGCGTTGCAATTATTAGGTTGGACCGCTGTGATGATCGTCAATGCCCAGCTCGCGATGAACGGTATTTCCCAGCACTTGCTGGGGTTCCACTCGGCCGTCTTAATGGCCAGCATCGTGGCGGCCTTGATTATTGTCTGGCTACTCCTAGACCACGACTGGTTGTTTCGGGTGAATAACCTGGTCGTGATTCTCCTGGCCGTGGGGATGCTGGTCATGATGGGCGCCATCTTGGCGACCGGGCACGTCCATCCCAGTCATGGTGCGGCGTTAAGCTTTGGGAGTGCCGTTGAATTGAACGTCACCATGGCCCTATCCTGGTTACCCTTAATTGGGGACTACACCCGTAAGACCACGCAACCCTGGCGGGCTAGCCTGGTCAGCGTGAGCGGGTATTTCCTGGGGAGCGTCGCGATGTTCGCGATTGGCTTATTCACCGTGATCTTAACGGGTCAGGCGGACTTCACGGCCGTCTTAGCCCAGTCGAAGATCGGGATTCTGGCCCTGCTGGTGATCGTGTTCTCAACCGTGACCACTACCTTCATGGACGCTTTTTCGGCGGCCACCAACTTGAACAACTTGGTGCACCGGGGGCACGTGAACCTGTGGGGTGTCGGCGTCACGGTGGTGGGGCTAGCCATCGCGTTAGGGGTCTCGATGACCTTCTACCAGAACTTCTTGTACGCGATTGGCGCGGTCTTCTCCCCGTTATTCGCCATTTTGGCGGTCAGCGTTTTCGGGCTCAAGCAACGGTTAGCCGTGGGTTGGAACTTCGCGTGGTGGCTCGTCGGGGTCATCGGGTATTCCTGGTTACAGAAGCTGGATTTCTTTGGCGGGACCACGTTATTGCTCCTGCTGGGGTTATCGGTAGGCGTCTACCTGACGAGCCGGGTCACCCGGCGGTATCCCTTGATGACTAAGCAAGATTAA
- a CDS encoding cadmium resistance transporter, translated as MLTTIATGIVAYASTSIDCLILLTILFGIHGNSANRAIYLGDCLGTTVLLLISGLCAYPLRSLPQTTIMGVLGIFPILIGLKTAFTAPSAQDSSQLTKSRHRLSWTIATLIISTGADNISVYVPLLTQALSWQIVVLIITLFAMLTVFYWAAKCLAQLSYRHWLQRNGHYVTAVLYLFIGCSLLFRAYAP; from the coding sequence ATGTTGACCACTATCGCAACGGGTATCGTGGCTTACGCATCGACCAGTATTGATTGCTTGATTTTACTGACCATCTTATTCGGAATCCATGGCAACTCAGCCAACCGCGCCATCTACCTGGGTGATTGTCTGGGAACCACGGTACTGCTTCTGATCAGCGGCCTTTGTGCGTATCCGTTACGCAGTCTGCCCCAAACCACGATTATGGGTGTCCTGGGCATCTTTCCGATTCTCATCGGGCTAAAAACGGCGTTCACCGCACCCTCAGCTCAGGATTCCTCTCAACTGACTAAGTCTCGTCACCGCCTCTCCTGGACCATCGCGACGTTAATCATTTCGACCGGCGCCGACAACATCAGCGTTTACGTCCCCTTACTGACCCAGGCTCTATCCTGGCAGATTGTGGTCTTGATCATCACCCTGTTTGCCATGCTGACGGTCTTCTATTGGGCGGCCAAGTGTCTGGCCCAGTTGTCCTACCGCCACTGGTTACAGCGCAACGGCCACTATGTCACGGCAGTCTTGTACCTGTTCATCGGGTGCTCACTGCTGTTTCGCGCCTACGCCCCTTAA
- a CDS encoding TetR/AcrR family transcriptional regulator has product MPTATFDHLTAPKRDRITAALLTEFSAHSLATAQVARIVKQADIARGAFYKYFADLTDAYQYLYGLALDQIHQAVPTSM; this is encoded by the coding sequence ATGCCAACCGCAACCTTTGACCATTTAACCGCACCCAAACGCGACCGCATCACGGCGGCGCTCCTCACAGAATTTTCAGCGCACTCGTTAGCCACAGCGCAAGTCGCCCGCATCGTCAAGCAGGCCGATATTGCGCGCGGGGCCTTCTATAAGTACTTCGCCGACTTGACCGACGCGTATCAGTACCTGTACGGCTTGGCCCTCGACCAGATTCACCAGGCCGTGCCGACCTCGATGTGA
- a CDS encoding ABC transporter permease, with protein sequence MFLALKEIRHEKLRYGLIIGMILLISYLVYVLSGLAYGLAQQNTQAIDSWQAQSVALDKDANVSLSQSLITADTADKMTLKRSQAYLGQAGIVAKASQRPNLSAQFLGLQPQQFISRNLTLTAGHKARNNRQIVADTAFQQQGYKLGDRVTLNSVDGKYTIVGFTKNAKLSVAPVVYGTLGAWRTLRGVTPAFKASAVVSQRVHQMVPSPLKTYSTQAFINKLPGYSAQNTTFTFMIGFLMIIAVVVIAVFLYILTMQKLPNYAVLRAQGIPSKFLVSTTLSQAFILVVGGLVLGALLTVATMRILPLGVPISFNLPLLAGVTGGILLTGILGALIPVKLILKVDPVTVIGG encoded by the coding sequence ATGTTTTTAGCTTTAAAAGAAATTCGTCACGAGAAGCTCCGGTATGGCTTGATTATCGGGATGATTCTCCTGATCAGTTACTTAGTCTATGTCTTAAGTGGCCTGGCTTATGGGCTAGCGCAACAAAACACGCAGGCCATCGATTCTTGGCAGGCGCAGAGCGTGGCCTTGGATAAGGACGCCAACGTCAGCCTGTCCCAGTCGCTGATTACCGCCGATACCGCGGATAAAATGACCCTGAAGCGTTCGCAAGCGTATCTGGGACAGGCGGGAATCGTGGCTAAAGCCAGCCAACGCCCCAACCTGTCCGCCCAATTCTTAGGCCTACAACCCCAACAGTTTATCTCCCGCAACCTGACGTTGACGGCGGGGCATAAAGCCCGTAACAATCGCCAAATCGTCGCGGACACCGCCTTTCAGCAACAGGGCTACAAGCTGGGTGACCGCGTGACCCTAAATTCCGTGGATGGCAAGTACACCATCGTGGGCTTCACCAAAAACGCCAAGTTGAGCGTGGCCCCGGTGGTCTACGGGACGTTGGGCGCATGGCGGACCTTGCGCGGGGTCACTCCCGCCTTTAAGGCCAGTGCCGTAGTTTCTCAGCGGGTCCACCAAATGGTACCGAGTCCGTTGAAGACCTACAGTACCCAGGCCTTCATCAACAAGTTACCGGGCTATTCCGCCCAGAACACCACGTTTACCTTCATGATTGGCTTCCTAATGATTATCGCGGTAGTGGTGATCGCCGTCTTCTTGTATATCCTGACCATGCAGAAGCTGCCCAACTACGCCGTCTTGCGCGCCCAGGGGATTCCGTCGAAGTTTTTGGTCAGCACGACACTGAGTCAGGCCTTCATCCTGGTCGTTGGCGGCTTAGTTCTGGGGGCCCTGTTGACGGTGGCCACTATGCGGATCTTGCCGCTAGGGGTGCCGATTAGCTTTAACCTGCCACTCTTGGCGGGAGTCACTGGCGGCATCCTCTTGACCGGGATCTTGGGTGCGTTGATTCCAGTGAAACTGATTTTGAAAGTCGATCCCGTGACCGTGATTGGAGGATAA
- a CDS encoding ABC transporter ATP-binding protein produces MPALALQHVNKFFGQGTSRVQVLSDVNFATQPGELSLVLGPSGSGKSTFLTIAGGIQTPTDGRVTVDGQALASMAAKDRDKLRLHQIGFILQAHNLVPYLTVRDQFALVDRVKPQGNLSPAALRQLLDELGIAPIVDQYPGNLSGGQSQRVAIARALYQDPAIILADEPTAALDSDRVKVVGRILQQLAQDHHKAVVVVTHDLRLREFADHVYQLMDGQLTLEA; encoded by the coding sequence ATGCCCGCATTAGCGTTACAACACGTCAATAAATTTTTTGGCCAGGGAACGAGTCGCGTCCAGGTCCTAAGCGATGTCAACTTCGCGACCCAACCCGGTGAACTCAGCCTAGTCTTGGGCCCGTCCGGTTCCGGGAAGAGTACCTTTTTGACCATCGCCGGTGGCATTCAAACGCCGACAGATGGCCGGGTGACCGTCGACGGTCAGGCCCTGGCAAGCATGGCGGCCAAGGACCGCGATAAACTGCGGTTACACCAGATTGGCTTCATTCTGCAAGCCCATAACCTGGTGCCGTACCTGACCGTCCGGGACCAGTTCGCCTTAGTCGACCGGGTCAAGCCGCAGGGGAACCTGAGTCCAGCGGCCCTGCGTCAACTCTTGGACGAACTGGGCATCGCGCCAATCGTCGATCAGTACCCGGGCAACCTGTCCGGGGGACAAAGTCAGCGGGTCGCGATTGCCCGGGCCCTGTATCAGGATCCCGCGATTATCCTGGCGGACGAACCCACGGCGGCGCTGGATAGCGACCGGGTCAAGGTCGTGGGGCGCATCCTTCAACAGCTGGCCCAGGACCACCATAAGGCCGTCGTGGTCGTGACCCACGACCTCCGCCTCCGCGAGTTCGCCGACCACGTCTACCAACTGATGGATGGTCAGCTGACCCTAGAAGCTTGA